In a single window of the Penaeus monodon isolate SGIC_2016 chromosome 3, NSTDA_Pmon_1, whole genome shotgun sequence genome:
- the LOC119585761 gene encoding uncharacterized protein LOC119585761: MVSYGVPALTNEIVSFPPESGVGGGMIGVLVGVALISAVVGAAVMVVLLRCRKFKILPSGRDTCPMLLRGTWTKGSSASATANGPAGTATRGVPAGEAAGKAGEEAAATGGGTTHTGWSMKLWRRGSSQERPLRPASSQGSENSYTEEPYVNADAQSAVYAELNSTSGSTPAGSAASGVSYHPYSLNTYSEIPDPLRPLSLAGGLRAYISEGTYENAGYVLSEAGLEQPESSVGSTSTPSSAYYSDVSSSDTQNNKKKKKKRKNEELNNLNLQRSLMPANISASVSMISNHILGGERHGPPALAGPERHGPLRDAGLTAGPALHPGLHSRELLPLALELLPQHVALDNRGVEGVLPPLQPNMNVIQTASQVQTLPGNLKNINEARAVLSAPQSLGGTVNANASPGAPAGLNNNLEEEGDEGSHRPLPPLPSRQVQGPQRRGVYVGQSKQDQPLPPVPSEYV; this comes from the exons ATGGTGTCTTATGGTGTACCTGCACTGACTAATGAGATCGTATCCTTCCCCCCAGAATCCGGCGTGGGCGGTGGGATGATCGGCGTACTCGTGGGCGTGGCGCTGATCTCCGCAGTGGTGGGCGCTGCTGTTATGGTCGTCCTGCTGAGGTGCCGCAA aTTCAAGATCCTGCCGTCCGGTCGAG ACACGTGCCCGATGCTGCTGCGCGGCACGTGGACCAAGGGCTCGAGCGCCAGCGCCACGGCCAACGGCCCGGCCGGCACGGCGACCCGCGGCGTGCCGGCGGGCGAGGCGGCGGGCAAGGCGGGCGAGGAGGCGGCTGCGACGGGCGGCGGCACCACCCACACGGGCTGGAGCATGAAGCTGTGGCGGCGCGGGTCCTCGCAGGAGCGCCCCCTGCGGCCGGCGTCGTCCCAGGGCTCCGAGAACTCCTACACGGAGGAGCCGTACGTCAACGCCGACGCCCAGAGCGCCGTCTACGCCGAGCTCAACTCGACGTCGGGCTCGACGCCGGCCGGCAGCGCGGCCAGCGGCGTGTCGTACCACCCGTACTCGCTGAACACCTACTCCGAGATCCCGGACCCGCTGCGCCCGCTGTCGCTCGCGGGCGGCCTGCGGGCGTACATCAGCGAGGGCACGTACGAGAACGCGGGCTACGTGCTGTCGGAGGCGGGGCTGGAGCAGCCCGAGAGCTCCGTGGGCTCCACCTCCACGCCCTCGTCCGCCTACTACTCGGACGTGTCGTCGTCGGACACgcagaataacaagaagaagaagaagaagaggaagaacgaagaGCTGAACAACCTGAACCTGCAGCGCTCGCTCATGCCGGCCAACATCTCGGCGAGCGTCAGCATGATCAGCAACCACATCCTGGGCGGCGAGCGGCACGGGCCCCCCGCGCTGGCCGGGCCCGAGCGCCACGGGCCCCTGCGCGACGCGGGGCTCACCGCGGGCCCGGCGCTGCACCCCGGCCTTCACAGCCGAGAGCTCCTCCCCCTGGCCCTCGAGCTCCTGCCCCAGCACGTCGCCCTCGACAACAGAGGCGTGGAGGGCGTCCTTCCGCCGCTGCAGCCCAACATGAACGTCATACAGACCGCCAGCCAGGTGCAGACCCTGCCTGGCAACCTCAAAAATATAAACGAGGCTCGAGCAGTGCTGAGCGCCCCTCAGTCCTTAGGCGGGACGGTCAACGCCAACGCGAGTCCAGGCGCCCCCGCGGGCCTCAACAACAACCTGGAGGAGGAGGGCGACGAGGGCAGTCACAGGCCCCTGCCGCCCCTGCCGAGCCGCCAAGTGCAGGGGCCGCAGCGGAGAGGCGTGTACGTGGGGCAAAGCAAGCAAGACCAGCCACTGCCGCCGGTGCCCTCCGAGTACGTGTGA